CTATGAATCAAAAATTATACGACCTGAACTCAAAACGATTATCCGAGAAGTTATTAGCAGCTTTAAAATGGAACAGGTATATTCGTCTGCAAGAGATACTATTGCTTTAACAATGAAAGAAAAAGCTCATAAGAAATTACTTCCAAGAGGAATATTTATTGAAGATGTTCTTCTCAGGAATGTTACTCTACCAAAACAAGTAGAAGCAGCTATAAATGCTAAAAAAACAGAACAGCAAAATTTTCAAAAGATGCAATATACTCTGCTAAAAGAGGCAAAAGAAAAAGAGAGGAAAATCATAGAAGCAGAAGGTATCAAAAAGGCAAATCAGACAATTGCTGAAGGGCTCACAGAAAGCTATCTTAAATGGTATCAAATTGATATGATGAAGAAATTGATTGGTAGCCCAAATAATACGATTATCTTTATTCCCATGGGACAAGAGATTAAGCCAATAATTAGTACTGGAAAGTAGGAGATAAATGGAAATAAGGAAATAAGGAGATAGGGATATAAGGATATAGGGATATAAGGCAAAATGTAAAAAGCAAAAATTAAAAATTGAGAAACGGACTCAACAATTTTTCTCTGGAGTGCTGAAACGAGGATCCGAGATTTATCGGGGATACGAACTTTCAGCCTGGGCACAAGCGAAAAGTTTGTCCCGACTCGTCGGGACGCATTTTCGCACTCCTAAAATAAAGAAAAATTATATCTGCGTCTCTGTGGTTGATGTATTTTCAGATGAAACACATATGTCGGCAAGTGGCCGCAAAGGAATATGAAAATTATATGCAGAAGCTGAAACAGAGGATAATCAAAAAAGAAATAGAAATTATCCCCGCCTGCCAAAGCCTTGTGCGGCGGGCAGGTCTGTGTACTCTTTCACCCTTCGTCCCGATTCCATCGGGACTACGGAGAACGGGTGTGCCTCTGTGGTGAAAAAATATGGGCAAAGCTATAATTGAAAAAATCATTCAATCACATTCAGATGAAATGTAACACAATCGTCCCGATTGTGTCGCAATTGTGGACAATTGCATTACTTTTGTGGAGGATACCTCTGTGGTGAGAAAAAAATGGGCAAAACTATAATTGAAAAAATAATTCAAATGCATTCTGAAGAGGATGTTAAAGCCGGAAAAATTGTCTGGATGAAAATAGACATACGAACTGCTCGTGATTTTGGCGGAGCCAATGTTGTTAAAAATCTTGAAAGATATTATCCGAATGAACAATTGCCAGATATTGAAAACATACTTTTTACATTTGACTGTGTTGTGCCTGCCAAAACCATTCCTTATGCAAATAATCAGCAGATTTGTCGTGAGTTTGCTAAAAAGTCTGGTATAAAAGTATATGAT
This sequence is a window from Candidatus Cloacimonadota bacterium. Protein-coding genes within it:
- a CDS encoding prohibitin family protein, yielding MGIIIILIILIVLYWQAKSIFHDKAKLAKTIIVLLIIFGVLSQTIKVVEPGKVKVQVLFGKVQKRILPSGLNFVNPLITMRTMSVRTETYTMSATRYEGRVRGDDAIKALTSDGILLPMDITCLFHLLDTKAPEVYEKIGTNYESKIIRPELKTIIREVISSFKMEQVYSSARDTIALTMKEKAHKKLLPRGIFIEDVLLRNVTLPKQVEAAINAKKTEQQNFQKMQYTLLKEAKEKERKIIEAEGIKKANQTIAEGLTESYLKWYQIDMMKKLIGSPNNTIIFIPMGQEIKPIISTGK